One part of the Mangrovibacillus cuniculi genome encodes these proteins:
- a CDS encoding UPF0223 family protein → MGRHVGGEKEYAYPFDMDWTTDEIVLVIDFYQAIEQAYEKGIPAAELKERYKAFKQVVPSKSEEKRLDKEFEEASGFSSYRVVSQLKDGKEKIKM, encoded by the coding sequence ATGGGTAGACATGTAGGTGGAGAAAAGGAATACGCATATCCTTTTGATATGGATTGGACAACAGATGAGATTGTCCTTGTTATTGATTTTTATCAGGCAATTGAACAAGCCTATGAAAAAGGCATTCCAGCAGCAGAATTAAAGGAACGTTATAAAGCATTTAAACAAGTAGTTCCAAGTAAATCAGAAGAAAAACGATTGGACAAAGAATTTGAAGAGGCAAGTGGCTTTTCTTCTTATAGAGTTGTATCTCAGTTAAAAGATGGGAAAGAGAAAATAAAGATGTAA
- a CDS encoding IS3 family transposase (programmed frameshift), protein MSQFSKEQKLLAVYRYQTENVSYRSLSKELGIDPSVLRHWVALVHYHGDTAFAFPYTNYSSAFKLKVIKSVKGLDYSIRKAAAIFQIPDPSMVRKWIRKWESQGSQAFQEEVRLVDMTKSKNTNQDKQSNPSIEELQKELDYLRMENAYLKKLKGLSSGKITKEMKAKVIYELRHEFPVKDLVKVARISRSTYYFIVKCWQRKDPDRKWKRRIKFIYKKHKGRLGYRRITDILQEKGHCINKKKVYRIMGDLGLRCIVRMKKYQSYISGFGKASENILNRNFHASKPNQKWVTDITEFKLFGQKLYFSPILDLFNGEIISYTLQTRPTYDLVENMMLQALTRKKTSDDLLIHSDQGWHYRMPQYRRLLKDHNITQSMSRKGNCYDNAVIENFFGIFKSEFIQLEQFESVEHFIHELENYIFYYNNLRIKSKLNRKSPVAYRRNYEQAA, encoded by the exons TTGTCCCAATTTTCTAAAGAACAAAAGTTACTTGCTGTTTATCGATATCAAACTGAAAATGTAAGTTATCGCTCGTTATCCAAAGAACTAGGAATTGATCCTTCGGTCCTTCGACATTGGGTGGCATTAGTTCACTATCATGGAGATACTGCGTTTGCCTTTCCCTATACAAACTATTCTTCAGCCTTTAAACTAAAAGTAATTAAATCCGTTAAAGGCTTGGACTATTCTATTAGGAAAGCAGCTGCTATTTTTCAAATTCCTGATCCTTCTATGGTGCGTAAATGGATTAGGAAGTGGGAAAGTCAAGGATCCCAAGCCTTTCAAGAAGAAGTGAGGCTAGTAGACATGACCAAATCAAAAAATACCAATCAAGATAAACAATCAAATCCATCAATAGAAGAACTTCAAAAAGAACTGGATTATCTGAGAATGGAAAATGCTTATTTAAAAAAGTTGAAAG GCCTTAGTTCAGGAAAAATCACCAAAGAAATGAAAGCCAAGGTAATATATGAACTAAGGCATGAATTCCCCGTTAAAGACCTAGTTAAAGTAGCTAGAATTTCAAGAAGCACTTACTATTTCATTGTGAAGTGTTGGCAAAGAAAAGATCCTGATCGAAAATGGAAACGACGCATTAAATTCATCTATAAAAAACATAAAGGTCGATTAGGATATAGACGAATTACAGACATTCTCCAAGAAAAGGGTCACTGTATAAACAAAAAGAAAGTCTATCGTATCATGGGTGATTTGGGGTTACGCTGTATAGTAAGAATGAAAAAATATCAATCGTACATCAGTGGGTTCGGAAAAGCTTCTGAAAACATATTAAATCGTAATTTCCATGCCTCAAAGCCCAATCAAAAATGGGTGACAGATATTACGGAATTTAAACTATTTGGACAGAAACTATATTTCTCACCTATATTAGATTTATTTAATGGTGAGATTATTTCCTATACCCTTCAAACAAGACCGACATACGATCTAGTAGAAAATATGATGCTCCAAGCCCTTACTCGTAAAAAAACAAGTGATGATTTATTAATTCACTCAGATCAGGGGTGGCATTATCGAATGCCCCAATATCGTCGATTATTGAAAGATCACAATATCACCCAAAGTATGTCTAGAAAAGGAAACTGTTACGATAACGCAGTTATAGAGAACTTCTTTGGGATATTTAAATCAGAATTTATACAGTTAGAACAATTTGAGAGTGTAGAGCACTTCATACATGAATTAGAAAACTACATTTTTTACTACAATAACTTAAGAATTAAATCTAAACTAAATAGAAAAAGCCCAGTTGCCTATAGAAGAAATTATGAGCAAGCTGCTTAA
- a CDS encoding YktB family protein, translating to MFTGFSKEDFNTFKIEGLEERMDAIKTRIQPKFADIGNELKDDLQALAGNELHVHIAKHARRTVNPPNDTWMAFCHDKRGYKKHPHFQIGLWDDHLFVWLAFIYELPGKDEIARKLQKEITNLHELPNDFVFSMDHMKKEAKLLQDLTSSDLERFENVKKAEFLVGRQLAVQNPILSDREAFLEWVLETYRPLIPFYRNAF from the coding sequence ATGTTTACAGGATTTTCTAAAGAGGACTTTAATACGTTTAAAATAGAGGGTCTAGAGGAAAGAATGGATGCGATTAAAACTAGGATACAACCTAAATTCGCTGATATTGGGAACGAGTTAAAAGACGACCTTCAGGCACTAGCAGGGAATGAGCTTCACGTACACATTGCTAAGCATGCTAGACGAACAGTAAATCCACCTAATGACACTTGGATGGCTTTTTGTCATGATAAACGAGGGTATAAAAAACACCCACACTTCCAAATTGGTCTTTGGGATGATCACCTCTTTGTTTGGCTAGCGTTTATTTATGAATTGCCAGGGAAAGATGAAATCGCTCGTAAGTTACAAAAAGAAATAACCAACCTACACGAGCTTCCAAACGATTTTGTCTTCTCTATGGACCATATGAAAAAGGAAGCGAAGTTGTTACAAGATCTAACAAGTTCAGATCTTGAACGCTTTGAAAATGTGAAAAAAGCAGAATTTCTTGTAGGAAGACAATTAGCAGTACAAAATCCGATCCTTTCAGACCGAGAAGCGTTTTTAGAATGGGTATTAGAAACATATAGACCACTAATCCCATTCTATCGCAACGCTTTTTAA
- a CDS encoding inositol monophosphatase family protein, producing MDWSMVDQLVQKWLVEARGRILTSLQQRLTIESKSNANDLVTNIDRETEQFFIEKVKDHFPNHRLLGEEGFGDDVQTLEGIVWIVDPIDGTMNFVHQQRNFAISIGIYEEGVGKLGYIYDVMNDELYHAENGKGAFYNGEQLPILQPVELKEAIVGLNTTWVVPNKRVNHERLIPIVKQARGTRSYGSAALEMAYIAVDTLDAYITMRLSPWDFAAGMVILKELGGICTNLEGKPLSLTDSSPVVVARPGLHDELMNIINR from the coding sequence ATGGATTGGAGTATGGTTGATCAGTTAGTCCAAAAGTGGTTAGTAGAAGCTCGAGGTCGTATTTTAACGTCACTCCAACAGCGTCTAACAATTGAATCAAAATCTAATGCAAACGATTTAGTTACCAATATTGATCGTGAAACAGAACAATTCTTTATAGAAAAGGTAAAGGATCATTTTCCGAACCATCGATTATTAGGAGAAGAGGGTTTTGGCGACGATGTTCAAACCCTAGAAGGTATTGTATGGATTGTTGATCCAATAGACGGAACCATGAATTTTGTCCATCAACAACGTAATTTTGCGATTTCCATTGGCATCTATGAAGAGGGTGTTGGAAAGTTAGGATACATATATGATGTAATGAACGACGAACTTTATCATGCGGAAAATGGTAAAGGAGCTTTTTATAACGGAGAACAGTTGCCAATTCTTCAACCTGTTGAGTTGAAAGAGGCAATTGTTGGGTTAAATACCACTTGGGTAGTTCCCAATAAGCGTGTAAATCATGAACGGTTAATCCCGATAGTCAAGCAAGCTCGTGGTACTAGATCATATGGTTCTGCAGCTCTTGAAATGGCATACATTGCAGTGGACACGCTTGATGCGTACATCACAATGAGATTATCTCCGTGGGATTTTGCAGCGGGTATGGTTATCTTAAAAGAATTAGGTGGTATTTGTACAAATCTAGAAGGCAAACCTTTATCCTTAACGGATTCTTCACCAGTGGTCGTGGCAAGGCCGGGATTACATGATGAATTAATGAACATTATTAACCGCTAA
- a CDS encoding YlaF family protein, producing the protein MKNIKWGFIMLSMLTVLAIMSIGVAIAERSILGIVASILLVTIIMGLGFKTKKKLRERENQ; encoded by the coding sequence ATGAAAAACATCAAATGGGGCTTTATAATGTTATCCATGTTAACTGTTTTAGCTATTATGAGTATTGGTGTAGCAATAGCTGAAAGAAGTATTCTTGGTATTGTTGCAAGTATCTTACTGGTAACAATTATTATGGGTCTTGGCTTCAAAACGAAAAAGAAATTGAGAGAACGAGAGAACCAATAA
- the typA gene encoding translational GTPase TypA, with protein MNKRNDLRNIAIIAHVDHGKTTLVDELLKQSGIFRSNEHVEERAMDSNDLERERGITILAKNTAIQYKDTRINILDTPGHADFGGEVERIMKMVDGVLLVVDAYEGCMPQTRFVLKKALEQNLTPIVVVNKIDKDSARPEEVIDEVLELFIELDANEDQLEFPVIYASAINGTASVDPDPANQDENMQSIYDAIVEHIPAPIDNREEPTQFQVALLDYNDYVGRIGIGRVFRGTISVGQQVSLMKLDGSVKNFRVTKLFGFLGLKRIEIQEAHAGDLIAISGMEDINVGETVCPVDHQEALPVLRIDEPTLQMTFSVNNSPFAGREGKWITSRKIEERLLAQLQTDVSLRVESTESPDAWTVSGRGELHLSILIENMRREGYELQVSKPEVIIREVDGVKCEPVERVQIDVPEEHTGSIIESLGSRKGEMLDMVNNGNGQVRLIFMVPARGLIGYSTEFMTLTRGYGIINHTFDSYQPVVEGRVGGRTKGVLVSMETGKSSTYGIMQVEDRGTIFVEPGTEIYGGMVVGEHTRENDITVNITKTKQATNVRSANKDQTVTIKKPRIMTLEEALEYLNDDELLEVTPESIRLRKKVLDKNERDRLTKKKKLAEQNA; from the coding sequence TTGAATAAAAGAAATGATTTAAGAAATATTGCTATTATTGCCCACGTTGACCATGGTAAAACAACTTTAGTAGATGAACTATTAAAGCAATCTGGTATTTTCCGCTCTAACGAACACGTTGAAGAACGTGCAATGGATTCAAATGATTTAGAAAGAGAACGTGGTATTACTATTTTAGCAAAAAATACTGCAATACAGTATAAAGATACTCGAATTAATATCCTGGATACACCAGGACACGCCGATTTTGGTGGAGAAGTAGAACGTATCATGAAAATGGTAGATGGCGTTTTACTTGTTGTTGATGCATATGAAGGTTGTATGCCTCAAACACGTTTTGTACTTAAGAAGGCATTAGAACAAAACCTAACACCTATCGTAGTAGTTAACAAGATTGATAAAGATTCTGCTCGTCCTGAAGAAGTTATTGATGAAGTACTAGAATTATTTATCGAGCTTGATGCGAACGAAGATCAATTAGAATTCCCTGTTATTTATGCTTCTGCAATTAACGGAACTGCAAGTGTTGATCCAGATCCTGCTAATCAAGACGAAAACATGCAATCAATTTATGATGCAATTGTTGAGCACATTCCTGCTCCAATTGATAACCGTGAAGAGCCTACGCAATTCCAAGTTGCTCTTTTAGACTACAACGACTATGTGGGACGAATTGGTATTGGACGTGTATTCCGAGGAACTATTTCTGTTGGACAACAAGTTTCCCTTATGAAACTGGACGGATCAGTGAAAAACTTCCGTGTGACAAAACTATTTGGTTTCTTAGGATTAAAGCGTATTGAAATTCAAGAAGCACATGCTGGAGACCTAATTGCGATTTCTGGTATGGAAGACATTAACGTTGGTGAAACAGTTTGTCCTGTAGATCATCAAGAAGCACTTCCAGTTCTTCGTATCGATGAGCCTACTCTACAAATGACATTCTCTGTTAATAACAGTCCTTTCGCAGGTCGTGAAGGTAAGTGGATTACTTCTCGTAAAATTGAGGAGCGTTTATTAGCGCAACTACAAACAGACGTAAGTTTACGTGTAGAATCTACTGAATCCCCTGATGCATGGACGGTTTCAGGACGTGGAGAGCTTCACTTATCCATCTTAATTGAAAACATGCGTCGTGAAGGATACGAGCTTCAAGTATCAAAGCCTGAAGTAATCATCCGTGAAGTAGATGGAGTAAAGTGTGAACCAGTAGAGCGTGTTCAAATTGATGTACCTGAAGAGCATACAGGAAGCATTATCGAATCACTAGGTTCACGTAAAGGTGAAATGCTTGATATGGTGAACAACGGTAACGGTCAAGTTCGCTTAATCTTCATGGTACCGGCTCGTGGATTAATTGGTTACTCTACTGAATTCATGACACTTACTCGTGGATATGGTATCATTAACCATACATTTGATAGCTATCAGCCAGTTGTAGAAGGACGAGTTGGTGGACGTACGAAAGGTGTACTAGTTTCTATGGAAACTGGTAAATCTTCTACTTATGGTATTATGCAAGTAGAAGACCGTGGTACAATCTTTGTTGAACCAGGTACGGAAATTTACGGTGGTATGGTAGTAGGGGAACACACTCGTGAAAACGACATTACGGTTAATATTACAAAGACAAAACAAGCTACAAACGTTCGTTCAGCGAACAAAGACCAAACGGTTACGATTAAAAAACCTCGTATCATGACGCTTGAAGAAGCTTTAGAATACTTAAACGATGATGAGCTTCTAGAGGTAACTCCAGAATCAATCCGTTTACGTAAAAAAGTTCTTGATAAGAATGAGCGTGATCGTCTTACGAAAAAGAAGAAATTAGCAGAACAAAACGCATAA
- a CDS encoding YlaH-like family protein, producing MDVQERLSFFAALYRVDENSEQGMMLLYLTIVALCIVVYKLGFAKKLKPLQSLVIYLFLFAGCTVLSFLGIVLPIAEGLVVAAAILVIYKIRLKREQAAAE from the coding sequence ATGGATGTACAAGAACGATTATCATTTTTTGCTGCTCTTTATCGAGTGGATGAAAATTCAGAGCAAGGGATGATGTTATTGTATTTAACCATTGTTGCCCTTTGTATTGTGGTATATAAATTAGGGTTTGCAAAGAAGTTAAAACCTTTGCAATCTCTAGTGATTTACCTGTTCTTATTCGCAGGATGTACCGTTCTTTCGTTTTTAGGGATCGTTTTACCAATAGCTGAAGGACTGGTTGTTGCTGCTGCGATTTTGGTTATATATAAAATCAGATTAAAGCGTGAGCAAGCTGCTGCTGAATAA
- a CDS encoding YlaI family protein, which translates to MRVKCILCDKIETLPDDNPEAKKLRNRPIHTYMCLDCQNRIAEKTVERKKDGNFRIYRGRLMQEDF; encoded by the coding sequence ATGCGAGTAAAATGTATATTATGTGATAAAATTGAGACCCTTCCAGATGATAATCCTGAGGCTAAAAAATTACGAAATCGTCCCATCCATACATACATGTGTTTAGACTGCCAGAATAGGATTGCAGAAAAAACAGTAGAAAGAAAAAAAGACGGAAATTTTCGTATTTATAGAGGCCGTTTAATGCAAGAGGACTTTTAA
- a CDS encoding pyridoxamine 5'-phosphate oxidase family protein: protein MREVQEQLHPLLYEHLQKERYVTISTVDVTGVPHVTAISWLVALSENRLAFAIDARSRLVQNIAKLPNAVVTVIFDGTTYAISGKVKIEQNQLDGIPIPLVKCVLEVTEVRDIMFYGSSMSSEPTFTKTYDAKKAEAIDSLVWNALRQQE, encoded by the coding sequence ATGAGAGAAGTACAAGAACAGCTTCATCCTTTATTGTATGAACATCTACAAAAAGAAAGGTACGTAACAATATCCACAGTAGATGTGACTGGTGTACCTCATGTAACTGCTATATCATGGTTAGTGGCTTTATCAGAAAATAGGTTGGCCTTTGCAATAGATGCTAGGTCTAGACTTGTTCAAAATATTGCAAAGTTGCCTAATGCTGTTGTTACCGTTATTTTTGATGGCACGACGTATGCTATTAGTGGAAAAGTAAAAATAGAACAAAATCAATTAGACGGAATTCCAATTCCTTTGGTGAAGTGTGTTTTAGAGGTAACGGAAGTCCGTGATATTATGTTTTATGGTTCTAGTATGAGTAGTGAACCAACATTCACTAAAACATATGATGCAAAAAAAGCGGAAGCGATTGATTCGCTTGTTTGGAATGCTTTAAGACAACAAGAGTAA
- a CDS encoding YhcN/YlaJ family sporulation lipoprotein: protein MKKLMIISIISCFMIMGCQKSAAEKEQQATGDDVPRTVNVKNSTIEHVDRKTGMQISKHLVNLATATPNVKDATAVVLGKLAIVGIDVDQNLERSEVGSIKYTVAEALQNDPYGANALVVADPDVYGRLKEINQDIRAGKPLQGIANELADVAGRLIPEIPADIIDPNPQQVKEDKRDAVEGQDKDSLKKQQEDQSNQYLQKKD from the coding sequence GTGAAAAAACTTATGATTATTTCCATTATTAGTTGCTTTATGATTATGGGCTGTCAAAAATCTGCAGCTGAAAAAGAACAACAAGCTACTGGTGATGATGTTCCAAGAACTGTAAATGTAAAAAATAGTACAATAGAGCATGTTGACCGTAAAACTGGTATGCAAATCTCTAAACACCTTGTGAATTTAGCAACTGCTACACCGAATGTGAAAGATGCTACTGCAGTAGTCTTAGGTAAACTTGCGATTGTAGGAATAGATGTTGATCAAAATCTCGAGCGTTCTGAAGTTGGTTCTATTAAATATACTGTAGCGGAAGCATTACAAAATGATCCATATGGAGCAAATGCGTTAGTCGTAGCAGATCCCGATGTTTATGGTCGTTTAAAAGAGATCAATCAAGATATTCGTGCTGGGAAGCCACTTCAAGGCATAGCAAACGAGTTAGCAGATGTTGCGGGCAGACTCATCCCTGAAATTCCTGCAGACATTATAGATCCAAATCCTCAACAAGTAAAAGAGGATAAACGAGATGCGGTAGAAGGACAAGATAAGGATTCACTTAAGAAACAACAAGAAGATCAATCCAATCAATACCTTCAGAAGAAGGATTAA
- a CDS encoding PhoH family protein has product MSKIYVLDTNVILQDPNAIYSFQDNEVVIPAVVLEELDSKKRYMDEIGRNARQFSKLIDGLREKGKLHEKVPLHNGGTLRIELNHRSFQELQEIFIEKTNDNRILAVAKNLSLEEDAKQNGRRVILVSKDILVRVKADVIGLHSEDFLNDRVIDMDHLYTGMLELYVPKETLGKFYESGEINVSDVVNHPLYPNQFVLMKDALGGSASAIGMVSPKGKTITKLHRNAEHIWGIKARNVQQTMAMELLLRQDVPLVTLVGKAGTGKTLLALAAGLMQTEDENKYKKLLVARPIVPVGKDIGYLPGEKSEKLRPWMQPVFDNLEYLFNTKKPGELDAILAGMGSIEVEALTYIRGRSIPEQFIIIDEAQNLTKHEVKTILTRVGEKSKIVLMGDTAQIDHPYLDEYNNGLTYVVESFKDQGIAGHVRLLKGERSGLAQLAADLL; this is encoded by the coding sequence TTGAGTAAAATCTATGTACTAGATACTAACGTAATATTGCAGGATCCAAATGCTATCTATTCATTCCAGGATAATGAAGTAGTCATTCCAGCAGTGGTACTAGAAGAGTTGGACTCGAAGAAACGATATATGGATGAGATTGGACGAAATGCTAGACAATTTTCTAAACTTATTGATGGATTAAGAGAAAAAGGGAAATTACATGAAAAAGTACCTCTTCATAATGGTGGCACACTAAGAATTGAATTAAATCACCGCTCTTTTCAAGAACTTCAAGAAATATTTATTGAAAAAACGAATGATAATCGAATCTTAGCGGTTGCAAAAAATTTATCATTAGAAGAAGATGCAAAACAAAATGGCAGACGGGTTATATTAGTCAGCAAGGACATTTTAGTTCGTGTTAAAGCAGATGTCATTGGGCTACATTCAGAAGACTTTTTGAATGATCGTGTCATAGACATGGATCATTTATATACAGGAATGTTGGAACTCTATGTACCGAAAGAAACACTAGGAAAGTTTTATGAAAGTGGCGAGATTAATGTTTCCGACGTGGTTAATCATCCTTTATATCCAAATCAATTTGTCTTAATGAAAGACGCATTAGGTGGATCAGCTTCTGCAATTGGAATGGTAAGTCCAAAAGGAAAAACAATAACAAAGTTACATCGCAATGCAGAACATATTTGGGGGATTAAAGCAAGAAACGTCCAACAAACGATGGCAATGGAATTATTATTAAGACAAGATGTACCTTTAGTTACACTAGTAGGAAAAGCAGGAACAGGAAAAACGTTACTTGCTTTAGCAGCCGGTTTAATGCAAACCGAAGATGAAAATAAATACAAGAAGCTTCTTGTTGCTCGTCCAATCGTTCCAGTAGGTAAAGATATTGGGTATCTACCAGGAGAAAAAAGCGAAAAACTTAGACCATGGATGCAACCTGTGTTTGATAATTTGGAGTATCTTTTTAACACCAAGAAACCTGGTGAATTAGACGCAATTTTGGCTGGGATGGGATCCATTGAAGTGGAAGCATTAACATATATTCGAGGTAGAAGCATTCCTGAACAATTTATCATTATTGATGAAGCGCAAAACTTAACCAAACATGAAGTGAAAACAATTCTAACTCGCGTTGGGGAAAAAAGTAAAATTGTGTTAATGGGTGACACGGCACAAATAGATCACCCATATTTAGACGAATATAATAACGGATTAACGTATGTTGTAGAAAGCTTTAAGGATCAAGGAATTGCTGGGCACGTTAGATTATTAAAGGGAGAAAGATCAGGTCTTGCTCAATTAGCAGCAGATCTTTTATAA
- a CDS encoding peptidyl-prolyl cis-trans isomerase, translating to MMNSIVTISGNVHFPITLDPSVWIFDDRRIDLDEFFSSQYENVSEEEKYIEETAKHWEREIREGALNPPTLKSEKKFERQKILNTSLGIYLLPFIQNSQPKPDATTVVLKTQDKDIEIPLATIDQWIAQFSIVGKPLKEDGPIYLLKVDGTNRNTPIKNVHRIEIK from the coding sequence ATGATGAATTCCATCGTTACTATATCAGGAAATGTTCATTTTCCAATTACATTAGATCCAAGTGTGTGGATCTTTGATGATCGCCGAATTGATTTAGATGAATTTTTTTCATCACAATATGAAAACGTTTCCGAGGAAGAAAAATACATAGAAGAAACAGCGAAACATTGGGAAAGAGAAATTAGAGAAGGAGCACTAAACCCGCCAACTTTAAAATCAGAAAAGAAGTTTGAGCGCCAAAAGATTTTAAATACAAGTCTTGGTATTTATTTGCTACCCTTCATTCAGAATAGTCAACCAAAACCTGATGCAACTACAGTTGTTTTGAAAACACAGGATAAAGATATAGAAATTCCACTTGCAACGATTGATCAATGGATTGCTCAATTTAGTATTGTTGGAAAGCCACTTAAAGAAGACGGACCAATCTATCTTTTAAAAGTTGATGGCACTAATAGAAACACTCCAATTAAAAATGTGCATCGTATCGAGATTAAATAA